Proteins found in one Heptranchias perlo isolate sHepPer1 unplaced genomic scaffold, sHepPer1.hap1 HAP1_SCAFFOLD_301, whole genome shotgun sequence genomic segment:
- the LOC137311126 gene encoding E3 ubiquitin/ISG15 ligase TRIM25-like produces MESGALEDELTCAVCLQVYQDPVVLSCQHSFCLKCIEGVWAQTPGPEGFECPQCRRKFNPRPSLERNFTLCNIVEKYTRSQPPSDSARVVCESCIENPSPAVKTCLKCEASFCSLHLKPHLLKEAYKDHTLIEPVADLTDRQCVDHKKVLEFYCKDDADCVCVSCTIIGKHKSHTLLSLDQAQAAIKVKLESEIESLRGVQQNGSSKQRDLERSEAEIKTRINELKGKLSKSFSEWRRQLEEDEEYALKLIDEEGLRALSQIRSCSEALNKRMEQITLIDGETQSLVQKDHLSFIQNSKQLLSRVTETQRVIDPDVPALTLNLSNISQLIQKRLNGSEKYHSDILGIIGQRSPMSLDPKTVNWNLVLSDDLRSVTWTEWKQPYPPHPERFKDHPQVLCSQSFSSGSHSWDTETDGKDWGIGIVCGSVEREGDKSDLGDNSKSWCLYFYDNYFLRAAHNSQFTDLPLTPSNIRIRVQLDYEAGTLSFHRVTDSLRHLHTFQTTFTEPVFPAFYCRNKSLKLLN; encoded by the exons ATGGAGTCCGGAGCTTTAGAGGATGAATTAacctgtgctgtgtgtctccaggtgtACCAGGACCCGGTGGTTTTGTCCTGTCAGCAcagtttctgtttgaaatgtattgagggagtttgggcccagacaccaggcccagaagggtttgagtgtcctcagtgtcgccggaaattcaaccccaggcccagtctggagAGAAACTTCACGCTGTGTAATATTGTGGAAAAATACACCCGGTCACAGCCTCCTTCTGATTCAGCCCGTGTTGTGTGTGAGTCCTGCATCGAGAATCCATCCCCAGCTGTCAAGACGTGTCTGAAATGTGAAGCTTCCTTTTGCTCCCTTCATTTAAAACCACATTTACTGAAAGAGGCCTACAAAGATCACACCCTAATCGAACCTGTGGCTGATCTtacagacaggcagtgcgttGACCATAAGAAGGTTCTTGAATTCTACTGTAAAGATgatgcagactgtgtgtgtgtttcctgtacaaTAATAGGGAAACATAAATCCCACACACTGCTGAGCCTGGATCAGGCACAAGCTGCAATTAAGGTGA aattggagagCGAAATCGAGAGTCTTCGGGGAGTCCAGCAGAATGGTTCCAGCAAACAGCGAGACTTGGAGagatcagaagctgaaataaag ACACGAATCAATGAGCTGAAAGGAAAGCTATCGAAGAGCTTCTCTGAATGGAGGAGAcagctggaagaagatgaagaatacgCACTGAAACTGATCGATGAGGAGGGGCTCCGAGCTCTCTCTCAGATTAGAAGCTGTTCTGAAGCATTAAACAAGAGGATGGAACAGATTACATTAATAGATGGAGAAACCCAGAGTCTGGTACAGAAGGACCATCTCTCCTTTATTCAG aactcgaagcagctcctttccag agtgactgagactcagagagtcatagacccagatgttccagcgctcaccctgaacctgtccaatatatctcaacttatccagaagaggctgaatggatcGGAAAAGTATCACTCAGACATATTGGGAATCATTG ggcaaaggtcaccgatgagcctggatccaaagacagtaaactggaacttggttctgtctgatgatctgagatcagtaacaTGGACTGAATGGAAACAGCcctacccacctcacccagagaggtttaaagaccatccccaagtcctctgctcccagagtttctcctcaGGATCCCATTCCTGGGATACAGAGACTGATGGGAAGGACTGGGGAATAgggattgtgtgtgggagtgtagagagggagggggacaagtCTGATCTTGGGGACAACAGTAAATCCTGGTGTTTATATTTTTATGATAATTATTTTCTCAGAGCCGCTCACAATTCCCAGTtcactgacctcccactgaccccgTCTAACATCAGGATCCGAGTTCAGTTGGACTACGAGGCCGGGACTCTGTCATTTCACcgggtcactgactcactgagacatttacacacatttcaaaccacattcactgaacccgtgtttccagcattttattgtaGGAATAAATCCctaaaactgttaaattaa